One genomic region from Prochlorococcus marinus CUG1433 encodes:
- the purH gene encoding bifunctional phosphoribosylaminoimidazolecarboxamide formyltransferase/IMP cyclohydrolase produces MSPLALVSVSDKKNIIPFCTELVEQFNYKILSSGGTAKYLMEAKIPVIKVADFTNSPEILGGRVKTLHPKIHGGILAKRTDAKHKKDVEANDLELIDLVVVNLYPFKKTVEQGSKWEDAIENIDIGGPSMIRSAAKNHKEVSVLVDPSQYQNFLEEIKKGELKESYKVKLALEAFQHTADYDTAISNWIRKERDLQSSKYIQSYPLIKTLRYGENPHQKGYWYGLNNIGWNAAEQLQGKELSYNNLLDLDSALSTVLEFGFAEKDAQRADTFASVILKHNNPCGASISNSASQAFLNALACDSVSAFGGIVAFNSNVDSETAINLKDIFLECVLAPSFDEEALEILKVKKNLRVLKLSKGHLAKKKQTLTKSIMGGLLVQDTDNIEDKTESWISVTKENPSNQINKDLDFAWKICKHVKSNAIVIAKDQTTIGIGAGQMNRVGAAKIALKEAGKLCTNAVLASDGFFPFSDTVELANEYGIKAIIQPGGSLRDQESIDMCNSKGISMIFTQKRHFLH; encoded by the coding sequence ATGTCACCATTAGCTCTCGTAAGTGTCTCTGATAAAAAAAATATAATCCCTTTTTGCACGGAATTAGTTGAACAATTTAATTATAAAATTCTATCAAGTGGAGGAACTGCCAAATATCTAATGGAGGCAAAAATTCCAGTTATTAAAGTTGCAGATTTTACTAATTCTCCAGAAATCCTTGGAGGAAGAGTTAAAACTTTACATCCAAAAATACATGGAGGAATATTAGCCAAAAGAACTGATGCGAAGCATAAAAAAGACGTAGAAGCCAATGATCTTGAGTTGATTGATCTAGTAGTGGTCAATTTATATCCTTTCAAGAAAACTGTAGAACAGGGATCAAAATGGGAAGACGCTATCGAAAATATCGATATCGGAGGGCCATCAATGATTCGTTCTGCAGCTAAAAATCATAAAGAAGTTAGCGTTTTAGTGGATCCTAGTCAGTATCAAAATTTTCTTGAAGAAATTAAAAAAGGTGAATTAAAGGAGTCATATAAGGTCAAATTAGCCCTTGAAGCTTTTCAACATACCGCGGATTATGATACTGCAATATCTAATTGGATAAGAAAAGAAAGAGATTTACAATCTTCCAAATATATTCAATCCTATCCATTAATCAAAACTTTAAGATATGGGGAAAATCCTCATCAAAAGGGTTATTGGTATGGTTTAAATAACATTGGATGGAACGCCGCAGAACAATTGCAAGGCAAAGAGTTAAGTTATAATAATCTATTAGATCTTGATTCAGCGCTTTCAACAGTTTTAGAATTTGGCTTCGCAGAAAAAGATGCACAAAGAGCCGATACGTTTGCTTCTGTTATTCTAAAACACAATAATCCTTGTGGTGCCTCTATAAGTAATTCAGCCTCTCAAGCATTTTTGAACGCTTTGGCATGCGATTCAGTTAGTGCATTTGGAGGAATTGTTGCTTTTAATTCAAATGTGGATAGTGAGACCGCAATTAACCTCAAAGACATTTTTTTAGAATGTGTTTTGGCTCCATCTTTTGATGAGGAAGCTTTAGAAATTTTAAAAGTCAAAAAGAATTTAAGAGTTTTAAAGTTATCAAAAGGTCACCTTGCAAAAAAGAAGCAAACTTTAACTAAGTCAATTATGGGAGGATTACTAGTTCAAGACACTGATAATATTGAAGATAAAACTGAAAGTTGGATTTCAGTAACTAAAGAAAATCCAAGTAATCAAATAAACAAAGATCTGGATTTTGCATGGAAAATTTGTAAACACGTAAAATCAAATGCAATTGTAATTGCAAAAGATCAAACAACTATTGGCATTGGAGCTGGACAAATGAATAGAGTTGGAGCAGCAAAAATAGCATTAAAAGAAGCTGGGAAATTATGTACCAATGCCGTCTTAGCCAGTGATGGGTTTTTCCCATTTTCAGATACTGTAGAACTTGCAAATGAATACGGTATAAAAGCAATTATCCAACCAGGAGGAAGTCTAAGAGACCAAGAAAGTATTGATATGTGCAACTCGAAGGGGATCTCAATGATTTTTACGCAAAAAAGGCATTTCTTACATTAA
- a CDS encoding sensor histidine kinase: MILSKKFEELIIKQLESFGPSMGVTHLVMYLATAKQGSKATFEMIGQWPKLDRLLISIEDDPAVKVSSPNRRWYPLQENDILLGVLRVETDFEGGNWPISLDSRLKALSISLANCVSIELERQNKNDEINYLKNQVNVVIHQLRNPLAALRTYAKLLIKRLGSDDDSIEIVEHMMIEQKQINQYMESFEQLNKPIQLPLEIGEERLLLPPNLDDKKVITVQSLLRPILERGEANAKLENRDWTEPSLWLDWTLSPVKAKYVVIAEIVANLLENAFKYAQKDAEIGIAITSKGLCIFDDGKKISKNETEKIFQKGFRGSASKKKDGTGVGLFLARKLAQQIGGDLKLLERSSINDVEELKNLKKKNMFYLELPTKELRA; the protein is encoded by the coding sequence ATGATTCTCTCTAAAAAATTTGAAGAATTAATAATAAAACAATTAGAGAGTTTTGGCCCCTCTATGGGAGTGACTCACTTAGTTATGTATCTCGCTACAGCTAAGCAAGGATCTAAAGCGACTTTTGAAATGATTGGTCAATGGCCAAAACTTGATAGACTTTTAATATCTATAGAAGATGATCCTGCAGTAAAAGTTTCTTCTCCAAACAGAAGGTGGTATCCTCTTCAAGAAAACGATATTTTACTTGGAGTTCTTAGGGTAGAAACTGATTTTGAGGGTGGGAATTGGCCAATATCTCTAGATTCTAGATTAAAAGCGCTTTCAATATCTTTAGCTAATTGCGTTTCAATCGAATTAGAACGCCAAAATAAAAATGACGAAATCAATTATTTAAAAAACCAAGTTAATGTTGTAATCCATCAACTAAGGAATCCATTGGCTGCACTTAGAACATATGCAAAATTACTTATAAAAAGACTTGGTTCAGATGATGATTCTATTGAGATAGTTGAACACATGATGATAGAGCAAAAACAAATTAATCAGTATATGGAATCTTTTGAGCAATTAAATAAACCTATCCAACTCCCTTTAGAAATAGGAGAAGAAAGATTATTGTTGCCTCCAAATTTGGATGATAAAAAGGTGATAACTGTTCAGAGTTTATTGAGGCCGATTTTAGAAAGAGGTGAAGCTAATGCGAAATTAGAAAATAGAGATTGGACAGAACCTTCTCTTTGGCTAGATTGGACGTTGTCACCTGTAAAGGCAAAATATGTTGTAATTGCAGAGATTGTTGCCAATTTGTTAGAAAATGCTTTTAAATATGCTCAAAAAGACGCTGAGATTGGAATCGCAATAACGAGTAAAGGTCTTTGCATATTTGATGATGGAAAAAAAATATCAAAAAATGAAACAGAGAAGATTTTTCAAAAAGGTTTTAGAGGAAGTGCTTCTAAAAAAAAGGATGGCACTGGGGTAGGACTTTTTTTGGCGAGGAAACTAGCACAACAAATTGGGGGAGACTTAAAGTTGCTTGAAAGGTCCTCAATAAATGATGTTGAGGAATTAAAAAATCTTAAGAAGAAAAATATGTTCTATTTGGAACTTCCTACAAAAGAATTGCGTGCATAA
- a CDS encoding HlyC/CorC family transporter, whose product MKITLLLFILFFPAFFAASELSFLLIRPSKVLRLIEEKKKGALSILKIQKRFRSSLIASQFGVTISLIAIGWLSNSVAIDYWGKNILQNRFYDLLFFLFVVLVVTLVSGLIPKALVINNPESAALRLTTVFDAVRKGMQPIITIIEFFASACLSLFNLNNKWDSLNSGLSASELETLIETDNVTGLKPDEKNILEGVFALKDTQVKEVMIPRSEMVTLPKNITFSELMKKVDKTRHARFFVIDESLDDVLGVLDLRYLAKPISKGEMEADTLLEPFLLPVTKIIETSSLAEILPIVREYNPFLLVVDEHGGTEGLITAADLNGEIVGEEMLNSRIYSDMKMLDNFSKKWSIAGKSEIIDINKKLGCSIPEGADYYTLAGFLLEKFQMVPKIGDVLDFNKIKFEVISMSGPKIDRVKIILPKS is encoded by the coding sequence ATGAAAATAACTCTACTTTTATTTATTTTATTTTTCCCAGCTTTTTTCGCGGCAAGCGAACTCTCTTTTTTATTGATTAGGCCAAGCAAAGTTTTAAGACTAATAGAAGAAAAGAAGAAAGGAGCATTGTCAATTCTAAAAATTCAAAAACGTTTCAGATCATCCTTAATTGCTTCTCAATTTGGAGTAACAATTTCATTAATTGCAATTGGATGGCTCAGTAATAGTGTTGCAATTGATTATTGGGGAAAAAATATTTTGCAAAATAGATTTTATGATCTTCTGTTTTTTTTGTTTGTTGTTTTAGTAGTTACTCTTGTCTCTGGACTAATTCCTAAAGCCCTAGTAATTAACAATCCTGAATCTGCTGCGTTAAGACTAACCACCGTATTCGATGCTGTAAGGAAGGGTATGCAACCCATTATTACGATAATCGAATTCTTTGCTAGTGCATGTTTAAGCTTATTTAATTTAAATAACAAATGGGATTCTTTAAATTCAGGTTTATCCGCAAGTGAATTAGAAACACTTATAGAAACAGATAATGTTACAGGTTTAAAACCAGATGAAAAAAATATTCTCGAAGGAGTTTTTGCTTTAAAAGATACACAGGTTAAAGAAGTAATGATTCCAAGATCTGAAATGGTAACTTTGCCAAAAAATATAACCTTTTCAGAACTTATGAAAAAAGTAGATAAAACTCGACATGCACGTTTCTTTGTTATTGACGAGTCTCTAGATGATGTATTAGGAGTTTTAGATTTGCGTTATTTAGCGAAGCCAATTTCAAAAGGTGAAATGGAAGCCGATACTTTATTGGAACCCTTTCTTTTACCAGTTACAAAAATAATAGAAACAAGTTCACTAGCAGAAATATTACCAATAGTCAGAGAATATAATCCTTTTTTACTCGTAGTTGATGAACATGGTGGAACAGAAGGTCTCATAACTGCAGCTGATCTTAATGGAGAAATAGTTGGGGAGGAAATGCTCAATAGTAGAATTTATTCAGACATGAAAATGCTAGATAATTTCTCTAAAAAATGGTCAATAGCTGGAAAATCAGAAATTATTGATATCAATAAAAAGCTAGGATGCTCGATTCCCGAAGGTGCGGACTACTACACCCTTGCTGGATTTCTGCTGGAAAAATTTCAAATGGTTCCAAAAATTGGCGATGTTTTAGATTTTAATAAAATTAAATTTGAAGTTATTTCTATGTCAGGTCCGAAAATAGATCGTGTTAAAATAATACTTCCTAAAAGCTAA
- a CDS encoding Gfo/Idh/MocA family oxidoreductase, whose protein sequence is MQPTSSPVKVGVIGIGNMGWHHARVLSLLKDANLIGVADPNEERGKLAVEQFQCKWFRDYKDLIPKVDAICIAVPTLLHKEVGLDCLNEGTNVLIEKPIAANESEAKSLIEAANASNCLLQVGHIERFNPAFRELNKIVRNEEIVVLEARRHSPHADRANDVSVVMDLMIHDIDLVLELVNSKIQKLAAVGGRNSEGLIDYVNATLVFKNNVIASLTASKMSHKKIRSLSAHCQNGLVETDFLNHSLQIHRKSHESYTAEHGELVYRNDGYVEEVSTTSIEPLYAELEHFLKCVQGKETPEVDGEQASRALKIADFIESAVENSGDAILLENPF, encoded by the coding sequence ATGCAACCAACCTCATCACCCGTAAAGGTTGGAGTCATAGGGATAGGAAATATGGGATGGCATCATGCTCGAGTACTTAGTTTACTCAAAGATGCAAACCTCATTGGAGTTGCAGATCCAAATGAAGAGAGAGGCAAATTAGCTGTTGAGCAATTTCAATGTAAATGGTTTAGAGATTATAAGGACTTAATTCCGAAAGTTGATGCTATTTGTATCGCTGTACCAACATTACTTCATAAAGAAGTGGGACTAGATTGTCTTAATGAAGGTACCAATGTTCTAATTGAAAAACCAATTGCAGCAAATGAGTCAGAAGCAAAATCTTTAATAGAGGCAGCAAATGCAAGTAATTGTCTATTACAAGTTGGGCATATTGAAAGATTTAATCCTGCTTTTAGAGAATTAAATAAAATAGTACGTAATGAAGAAATCGTTGTTTTAGAAGCAAGAAGGCATAGTCCCCATGCAGATAGAGCGAATGACGTTTCGGTTGTAATGGATTTAATGATTCATGATATTGATCTTGTATTAGAGCTTGTAAACTCAAAAATCCAAAAATTAGCAGCTGTTGGGGGTAGGAATAGCGAAGGATTAATAGATTATGTGAATGCAACTTTAGTTTTTAAAAATAATGTTATCGCAAGCTTAACTGCTAGCAAAATGAGTCACAAAAAAATTAGAAGCTTAAGTGCTCACTGCCAAAATGGCCTAGTAGAAACTGATTTCTTAAACCACTCGCTTCAAATCCATCGAAAGTCTCATGAATCATACACAGCAGAGCATGGCGAATTAGTTTATAGGAATGATGGATATGTAGAGGAAGTTAGCACAACTTCTATAGAGCCTCTTTATGCTGAATTGGAGCATTTTCTTAAATGCGTTCAGGGCAAAGAAACACCTGAGGTAGATGGTGAGCAAGCCTCAAGAGCTTTAAAAATAGCTGATTTTATAGAAAGTGCTGTAGAAAATTCTGGAGATGCAATTTTACTAGAAAATCCCTTCTAA
- a CDS encoding DoxX family protein, with product MEDKAQTNQVQTASMNRTKAPQKVEVVVANSSSGSEVNILGELSIFVLRIGFCALMIHHGLEKLQDPQGFAEFVVGKYFPFLPGDPVIWTFGAAITQLICPVGLALGIFARLSSLGLFSTMAFAVYFHLLDTGLEGFPLAVVEGHNYAFELSFIYGAISLYFLCAGPGRLSLFRKTNKITYYPKST from the coding sequence ATGGAAGACAAAGCACAAACTAATCAGGTTCAAACTGCCAGTATGAATAGAACAAAGGCTCCCCAAAAGGTTGAAGTTGTAGTTGCCAATTCATCATCAGGCTCAGAAGTAAATATACTTGGAGAACTATCAATTTTTGTTTTAAGAATAGGTTTTTGTGCTTTGATGATTCATCATGGTTTAGAGAAACTTCAAGATCCCCAAGGTTTTGCTGAGTTTGTAGTTGGTAAGTACTTCCCATTTTTGCCAGGTGATCCTGTCATTTGGACTTTTGGAGCTGCGATTACTCAATTGATATGCCCAGTAGGATTGGCTTTAGGGATTTTTGCGAGGCTTTCTTCTCTTGGTTTATTCTCCACAATGGCATTTGCTGTATATTTTCATCTCCTTGATACTGGACTAGAGGGCTTTCCTCTAGCAGTGGTTGAAGGTCATAATTATGCTTTTGAATTGTCTTTTATATATGGAGCTATTTCTCTCTACTTTCTATGTGCAGGTCCAGGCAGACTTTCATTATTTAGAAAAACTAACAAGATTACATATTACCCAAAATCAACTTAA
- a CDS encoding adenosylcobinamide-GDP ribazoletransferase, whose translation MAGSWIFYTTFPKIPFINPEFKNIAQFAPPLGFLIGTIQSYIFIFLRANSWSIYTSALICLASGYLITGGLHFDGLMDTFDGIFAGKKKRLKAMKDSKVGSFGVQSLVFITLIQIACILKIQTQIIIVLPICLFWGRFSNLFFIEKFKYVSYKKKSISHKKFWNGFKKESLISIIFLAIFIAYQIVSITSQAMFIKFLFLILIGIFLSYSIPKMLGNNIGGFNGDACGASIVLVETAMLFMHAILL comes from the coding sequence TTGGCAGGTTCTTGGATTTTCTATACGACCTTTCCAAAGATACCTTTTATTAATCCCGAATTTAAAAATATTGCACAATTTGCACCCCCTTTAGGATTTTTAATTGGAACAATACAGAGTTATATTTTTATTTTTTTAAGAGCAAACTCTTGGTCCATTTACACATCTGCATTAATTTGTTTAGCTTCAGGATATTTAATTACTGGAGGACTACACTTCGACGGTTTAATGGATACTTTCGATGGTATTTTTGCGGGCAAAAAAAAACGTTTAAAAGCTATGAAAGATAGTAAAGTAGGATCCTTTGGGGTTCAATCTTTGGTTTTTATAACTTTGATTCAGATTGCTTGCATACTCAAAATTCAAACCCAAATAATTATTGTTTTGCCAATATGCTTATTTTGGGGAAGATTTTCAAATTTATTTTTTATAGAAAAGTTTAAATATGTTAGTTACAAAAAAAAATCTATAAGTCATAAAAAGTTTTGGAATGGATTTAAAAAAGAATCTTTGATTTCCATAATTTTTCTTGCAATTTTCATTGCATATCAAATAGTTTCAATTACATCCCAAGCGATGTTTATTAAATTTTTGTTTCTTATTTTGATTGGTATTTTTTTAAGTTATTCTATCCCAAAAATGCTGGGTAATAATATTGGTGGCTTCAATGGAGATGCGTGCGGCGCGAGTATTGTATTAGTCGAAACTGCAATGTTATTTATGCACGCAATTCTTTTGTAG
- a CDS encoding photosystem II reaction center protein K: MLILFNTFAELPEAYKAFAPTVDVLPLIPLFFFLLVFVWQAAVGFK; the protein is encoded by the coding sequence GTGCTCATTCTATTTAATACATTCGCTGAATTGCCTGAGGCTTACAAAGCTTTTGCTCCAACTGTTGATGTTCTTCCATTAATACCTTTATTTTTCTTTTTATTGGTATTTGTTTGGCAAGCTGCAGTTGGATTTAAATAA
- a CDS encoding esterase, which yields MKYDINHEFVSISSQTATHRIILMHGWGADSDDLLIFGKEITAKIHLDFELISLRAPRLHPSGQGRQWYGLYPHDWDGAEVEVNNLLGTLKKLDTDQIPLRKTILLGFSQGAAMAIDAGVKLNFGLIVACSGYPHPNWSPGEKCPPLIISHGLFDDVVPIDASRVIYKKVKSKTSKFCKLIEFEGFHQIDPNLINFISSNIGNIF from the coding sequence ATGAAATACGATATCAATCATGAATTTGTTTCGATTAGCTCTCAAACTGCAACTCATAGAATTATTTTGATGCATGGTTGGGGAGCTGATTCAGATGACCTTTTAATATTTGGAAAGGAGATAACAGCAAAAATACATCTTGATTTTGAGCTAATTTCTTTGAGAGCTCCTAGATTACATCCAAGTGGTCAGGGAAGACAGTGGTATGGATTATATCCTCATGATTGGGATGGAGCTGAGGTTGAAGTTAATAATCTTTTAGGTACATTAAAAAAATTGGATACTGATCAGATTCCACTCAGAAAAACTATTTTGTTAGGTTTTTCCCAGGGTGCGGCAATGGCAATTGATGCAGGAGTTAAACTAAATTTTGGATTAATAGTTGCTTGTAGTGGTTATCCTCATCCAAATTGGTCCCCAGGAGAAAAATGCCCCCCATTGATTATTAGTCATGGTTTATTCGATGATGTGGTACCCATAGATGCATCTAGGGTTATTTATAAAAAGGTAAAAAGTAAAACTTCTAAATTTTGTAAATTAATAGAATTTGAAGGATTTCATCAAATTGATCCAAATTTAATTAATTTTATAAGTTCCAATATAGGTAATATTTTTTAA
- the pyrE gene encoding orotate phosphoribosyltransferase, which produces MSNFTDKYDLNKARLLKQLTEKSYKKGDFTLASGKKSSHYLNCKPVSLNGEGLNLISELFLDLKDLKSKAVAGMTLGADPLVSGVIVKAASRGQYLNGLIIRKEIKSYGTKAGIEGPLLEKGTLVSVLEDVVTTAGSVIKAIKKLRENNYIVEEVLSIVDRQEGGFEALNDENVELKSLFTIKDFL; this is translated from the coding sequence ATGAGCAATTTTACGGATAAGTATGATTTAAATAAAGCCAGGTTGTTAAAACAATTAACTGAAAAATCTTATAAAAAGGGAGATTTCACTTTAGCTTCTGGCAAAAAGAGCAGTCATTACTTAAATTGTAAACCTGTCTCATTAAATGGAGAGGGTCTAAATTTAATAAGTGAATTATTTTTAGATCTAAAAGACTTAAAGTCAAAAGCAGTAGCAGGAATGACGTTAGGTGCAGATCCTCTTGTCAGTGGAGTAATCGTCAAAGCAGCTTCGCGAGGCCAATACCTTAATGGTTTAATAATCAGGAAAGAAATCAAGAGTTACGGCACTAAGGCTGGAATTGAGGGGCCTCTCTTAGAGAAAGGAACTTTGGTATCTGTTTTAGAGGACGTAGTTACTACTGCTGGTTCAGTGATAAAGGCCATAAAAAAGTTACGTGAAAATAATTATATTGTTGAGGAGGTTTTGTCTATAGTGGATAGACAAGAGGGGGGATTCGAAGCTCTGAATGATGAAAATGTCGAGTTAAAAAGTCTTTTTACAATAAAAGACTTTTTATAA
- the tgt gene encoding tRNA guanosine(34) transglycosylase Tgt, which yields MFEFEITSNCSKTEARTGIFYTPNGQVNTPRFMPVGTLATVKGISSKQLSSTGSEMILSNTFHLHLQPGEKLVKESGGIHKFMNWPKPILTDSGGYQVFSLAKLNNISDEGVEFKNPRDGSHVFLSPKKVMQIQMDLGSDVAMAFDHCPPHTANENDIEDSLQRTHAWLKKCVETHQKSNQALFGIVQGGKYPKLREYSAEFTSSFDLPGIAVGGVSVGEAVEEIHSVINYIPKFLPINKPRYLMGIGSLREISLAVAKGFDIFDCVLPTRLGRHGTAFFNDERLNLRNARFKNDFNPIDKTCKCETCKSYSRAYLHHLIRNDEILGLTLISMHNIAHLIRFTNAISNAVKDNCFTIDFAPWKTSSIAHYTW from the coding sequence GTGTTTGAATTTGAAATTACATCGAATTGCAGTAAGACAGAGGCAAGGACAGGTATTTTTTATACTCCAAATGGTCAGGTAAATACCCCACGATTTATGCCAGTCGGTACTTTGGCTACAGTTAAAGGAATTTCATCTAAGCAGTTAAGCTCTACAGGATCAGAAATGATTCTCTCAAATACCTTCCATCTTCATCTACAACCTGGAGAAAAATTGGTTAAAGAATCTGGTGGAATACATAAGTTCATGAATTGGCCTAAGCCTATTCTTACTGATTCAGGAGGATATCAAGTTTTTAGTTTGGCCAAATTAAATAATATTTCTGATGAAGGTGTGGAATTTAAAAATCCAAGAGATGGTAGTCATGTTTTTTTATCACCTAAAAAGGTAATGCAGATTCAAATGGATCTTGGCTCGGATGTTGCTATGGCTTTTGATCATTGCCCTCCACACACAGCTAACGAAAACGATATTGAGGACTCTTTGCAAAGAACTCATGCATGGTTAAAAAAATGTGTTGAAACTCATCAGAAATCAAATCAAGCGTTGTTCGGAATAGTTCAAGGTGGTAAGTATCCTAAATTAAGAGAATATAGTGCAGAATTCACAAGTTCATTTGATCTCCCCGGAATAGCGGTAGGAGGCGTCAGTGTTGGCGAAGCAGTCGAAGAAATACATAGTGTAATAAATTACATTCCGAAATTCTTACCAATAAATAAACCGAGATATTTAATGGGAATTGGTTCTTTAAGAGAAATTTCTTTAGCTGTTGCAAAAGGATTCGATATTTTTGACTGTGTTTTACCTACAAGACTAGGAAGACATGGGACTGCATTTTTTAATGATGAAAGATTGAATTTAAGAAATGCGAGATTTAAAAATGACTTTAATCCGATTGACAAAACTTGTAAATGCGAAACCTGTAAGTCCTATTCTCGTGCATATTTGCATCATCTAATCAGAAATGATGAAATATTAGGTCTCACCTTAATAAGCATGCATAATATTGCTCATTTAATAAGATTTACCAATGCTATTTCTAATGCAGTTAAAGATAATTGTTTTACAATTGATTTCGCTCCTTGGAAAACATCCTCTATTGCTCACTATACGTGGTAA
- a CDS encoding folate-binding protein YgfZ: protein MQDIKKKYWIEKFDSFSVSGKDARKFLNGITTGNILNSEDKVIKTCWLTPNGVLRSLIEIIFLERNLEVIILAGNTNEIIEYFNQIIFPADDVLLSEPFLINRIQEIDESNSWRAYQPIFFKTEDSEFETYKNKLNILNSNELKLWKVNQAIPSLDMEINGKNNPLELGLKDLIDFNKGCYLGQETMSKIKNVSSLKQEIRVWQSLKSNLDLEVVDKNLYTNYAKENSVGKITSVFKVNSQIKGLAMIKRKYLNEGSYFYSEIFGKIFTNKSVGSIFL, encoded by the coding sequence ATGCAAGATATTAAAAAAAAGTATTGGATTGAAAAATTTGATTCTTTTTCTGTTTCTGGAAAAGATGCCAGAAAATTCTTGAATGGAATAACAACTGGTAATATTCTAAATTCAGAAGATAAAGTTATTAAAACTTGTTGGTTAACTCCCAATGGGGTTTTGAGATCGTTAATTGAAATTATTTTTTTAGAAAGAAACCTAGAAGTAATTATCTTGGCAGGAAACACAAATGAAATAATTGAGTACTTTAATCAAATTATTTTCCCAGCGGATGATGTACTTTTAAGTGAACCTTTCTTGATAAATAGAATTCAGGAAATCGATGAATCTAATTCATGGAGAGCTTACCAACCTATTTTCTTTAAAACAGAAGATAGTGAATTTGAAACATACAAAAATAAACTAAACATACTGAATTCCAATGAGTTAAAACTTTGGAAGGTTAATCAGGCAATACCCTCTTTAGATATGGAAATAAATGGAAAAAATAATCCTCTTGAGTTGGGATTAAAAGATCTTATAGATTTTAATAAAGGTTGTTATTTGGGACAAGAAACAATGTCAAAAATAAAAAATGTTTCTTCTCTCAAACAAGAAATAAGAGTTTGGCAATCATTAAAATCTAATTTGGATTTAGAAGTTGTAGATAAAAATTTATACACAAATTATGCCAAAGAAAATTCTGTAGGCAAAATCACTAGTGTTTTTAAAGTGAATTCTCAAATAAAAGGCTTAGCAATGATAAAAAGAAAATACTTAAATGAGGGAAGTTATTTTTATTCAGAAATTTTTGGAAAAATTTTTACAAATAAATCTGTAGGATCAATTTTCCTATAA
- a CDS encoding DUF3155 domain-containing protein → MSKKRKRISRRRLAGQRVMAHVPIYHIETGKHKPVTAARRFIAENALSAPSVFNVRRNEHTTDRFFWGEKGLFSAQYAEENHFLFPSLKVVVEGIGEEKIFEGLELSADDWEEIEEYEYAFV, encoded by the coding sequence ATGTCAAAAAAAAGGAAAAGAATCAGCAGAAGAAGGTTGGCTGGTCAAAGAGTAATGGCACATGTACCTATCTATCATATCGAAACTGGCAAACATAAACCAGTTACAGCAGCAAGAAGATTTATAGCTGAAAATGCTTTATCTGCCCCTTCAGTCTTCAATGTTCGAAGAAATGAACATACTACGGATAGATTTTTTTGGGGTGAAAAAGGTTTATTCAGCGCTCAATATGCTGAGGAAAACCACTTCTTATTTCCATCACTAAAAGTTGTAGTTGAAGGTATTGGTGAAGAAAAAATATTCGAAGGTCTAGAACTTAGTGCAGATGATTGGGAAGAGATTGAAGAATACGAATATGCTTTCGTTTAA